A DNA window from Candidatus Roseilinea sp. contains the following coding sequences:
- a CDS encoding potassium transporter — MSLSPSLIPIVFAIVVSLIGLAYVAVTARAILGSDPGNETMRQISQAIREGAQAFLSQQYRVLVIFTAVVAIAIAVFIRWQTAVCFVIGAFTSALTGFIGMSIATRANTRTTAAAMKSLDAGLRVAFRSGSVMGMSVVSIGLLGLSALFFLFGMNQLAIDAVTGFSFGASSIALFARVGGGIYTKAADVGADLVGKVEAGIPEDDPRNPAVIADNVGDNVGDVAGMGADLYESYVGSIVAASAVAVVGAARGELSPGAVLLPFAIAAVGILAALIGSFMVRTRENASQGDLLRTLRRAVWTASGLVVPGIAMLILLDGTIGWPIFFAILLGLAAGLLIAYFTEYYTSYTEKPTQGIAQAARTGVATLVIEGLAVGMRSTLAPVAIVMVAVIGAYLLGFNNAVGGRIGGADGGLYAVSLAAVGMLSTLGITLATDAYGPVADNAGGIAEMAHLPKEVRARTDALDSLGNTTAATGKGFAIGSAVLTALGLIAAYAQTSGLQSAQLTLLDPRLLGALLFGAMLPFLFSAITMTAVGRAAMQIVEEVRRQFREIAGLKEGAPSARADYARCVAISTRSALREMVPPGVLAVATPIAIGILLGPAALAGLLVGATASGFVLAIMMANAGGAWDNAKKFIETGELGGKGSDNHKAAVVGDTVGDPFKDTSGPSLNILIKLMSVVSLVFAPVFVQIGGLIR, encoded by the coding sequence ATGTCTCTATCTCCATCTCTGATTCCGATTGTGTTCGCGATCGTCGTCAGCTTAATAGGCTTGGCCTACGTCGCCGTCACTGCGCGGGCCATCCTGGGCAGCGATCCCGGCAACGAGACGATGCGGCAGATCAGTCAGGCCATCCGGGAGGGCGCGCAGGCCTTTCTATCGCAGCAGTATCGCGTGCTGGTGATCTTCACGGCTGTGGTGGCCATCGCTATCGCGGTGTTCATCCGCTGGCAAACAGCGGTGTGCTTCGTCATCGGCGCGTTCACATCGGCGCTGACCGGCTTTATCGGCATGAGCATCGCCACGCGCGCGAACACGCGCACGACCGCTGCCGCCATGAAGTCGCTGGACGCCGGGCTGCGGGTCGCCTTCCGCAGCGGCAGCGTAATGGGGATGAGTGTAGTCAGCATCGGCCTGCTCGGGTTGTCGGCTCTGTTCTTCCTGTTCGGCATGAACCAACTGGCGATTGACGCGGTGACCGGCTTCTCGTTCGGCGCGTCGTCTATTGCGCTGTTCGCCCGCGTGGGTGGCGGCATCTACACCAAAGCGGCCGACGTTGGCGCCGACCTGGTCGGCAAGGTTGAGGCCGGCATCCCCGAAGACGACCCACGCAACCCAGCCGTGATCGCCGACAATGTTGGCGACAACGTCGGCGATGTGGCCGGCATGGGCGCAGACTTATACGAATCCTACGTCGGTTCCATCGTGGCCGCTTCGGCCGTGGCTGTCGTAGGAGCCGCGCGCGGCGAACTCAGCCCTGGAGCGGTGCTGTTGCCGTTCGCCATCGCTGCAGTAGGCATCCTCGCGGCGCTGATCGGCTCGTTCATGGTGCGCACGCGCGAGAACGCCTCTCAGGGCGACCTGCTGCGCACGCTGCGCAGGGCTGTCTGGACCGCATCTGGGTTAGTGGTGCCCGGCATCGCCATGCTGATCCTGCTGGACGGCACGATCGGCTGGCCGATCTTCTTCGCTATTCTACTTGGCTTAGCTGCTGGGCTGTTGATCGCTTACTTCACCGAATACTACACCAGCTATACCGAGAAGCCGACGCAGGGGATCGCGCAAGCCGCGCGCACCGGCGTCGCCACGCTCGTCATCGAGGGGTTGGCCGTTGGCATGCGCTCGACGCTGGCGCCGGTTGCCATCGTCATGGTCGCTGTGATCGGCGCCTATCTGCTCGGCTTCAACAATGCCGTCGGCGGGCGGATCGGCGGCGCAGACGGCGGACTGTATGCCGTCTCGCTGGCTGCGGTCGGCATGCTCAGCACGCTCGGCATCACGCTAGCGACGGATGCCTATGGGCCGGTGGCCGACAACGCCGGCGGCATCGCCGAGATGGCGCACCTGCCCAAAGAAGTGCGCGCGCGCACCGATGCGCTGGACTCGCTGGGCAACACCACGGCTGCCACCGGCAAGGGCTTCGCCATCGGCTCGGCGGTGTTGACCGCGCTGGGCCTGATCGCCGCCTACGCCCAGACCAGCGGCCTGCAAAGTGCGCAACTGACCCTGCTCGACCCGAGGCTGTTGGGCGCTCTGCTGTTCGGCGCGATGTTGCCCTTCCTGTTCAGCGCGATCACCATGACGGCCGTCGGCCGCGCGGCGATGCAGATTGTCGAGGAGGTGCGTCGTCAGTTTAGGGAGATCGCCGGCCTGAAGGAGGGCGCGCCCAGCGCGCGCGCCGATTACGCCCGCTGTGTGGCGATCAGCACGCGTTCGGCGCTGCGCGAAATGGTGCCGCCGGGCGTGCTGGCCGTCGCCACGCCGATCGCCATCGGCATTTTGCTCGGCCCGGCAGCGCTGGCCGGCTTGCTCGTCGGCGCGACGGCATCGGGCTTCGTCCTCGCCATTATGATGGCGAACGCCGGCGGCGCGTGGGACAATGCCAAGAAGTTCATCGAGACGGGTGAGTTGGGCGGCAAGGGCTCCGACAATCACAAAGCGGCGGTGGTGGGCGACACCGTCGGCGATCCCTTCAAAGACACCTCCGGCCCCTCGCTGAACATCCTGATCAAGCTGATGAGCGTGGTGTCGCTCGTCTTTGCGCCCGTATTCGTACAGATCGGCGGGCTGATCCGGTGA
- a CDS encoding ribosomal subunit interface protein codes for MQVSVQGHNMNVSQRLDKYVRNKAERLQRYLPGLEDVRVEFTRQSKKKDVPKSVELTVRRRGTLLRVEEEDADPFKAFDLALEKMYHRIARYKGRRINHKQGGAAALASADEELLVAEALPIEEETPPAAPPPKLVRIKTFQIVPMSVEEAIEQMELLGHDFFVFVHADDSRVKVVYRRKGGDYGLLQPEK; via the coding sequence ATGCAAGTCTCAGTTCAAGGTCACAACATGAACGTCAGCCAACGCCTCGATAAGTATGTGCGCAACAAAGCCGAGCGCCTACAACGATATCTGCCCGGCTTAGAGGACGTGCGCGTGGAGTTTACGAGGCAAAGCAAAAAGAAGGATGTGCCGAAATCGGTCGAATTGACCGTGCGGCGACGCGGCACGCTACTACGCGTCGAAGAAGAAGACGCTGACCCGTTCAAGGCATTTGACCTAGCGCTGGAGAAGATGTATCACCGCATCGCGCGCTACAAGGGCCGCCGCATAAACCACAAGCAGGGCGGCGCAGCAGCGCTCGCGAGCGCAGACGAAGAACTGCTCGTGGCCGAGGCGTTGCCGATCGAAGAAGAAACCCCACCCGCAGCGCCGCCGCCCAAGCTGGTGCGCATCAAGACGTTCCAGATCGTGCCGATGAGTGTGGAAGAAGCAATCGAACAAATGGAATTGCTGGGCCACGATTTCTTCGTGTTTGTGCACGCCGACGACAGCCGGGTCAAGGTGGTCTATCGCCGCAAGGGCGGCGACTATGGCCTGCTACAGCCGGAGAAGTAG
- the comF gene encoding amidophosphoribosyltransferase has translation MASVIGRGQRTFEFLLDLLYPPRCGGCGKYGEGWWCAACDNRTQWLNARDSRVSLELPSGQSLAVISAANFGSPLREGIHCFKYEGQPQLAEAFAAHMSAIAQANALSADGIVPVPLHATRLKERGFNQSLLLARYISAALGRPVEARALQRIRPTQQQAHLSATARKENMCGAFAALPERVKGRALMLVDDVLTTGATLVECAHVLYEAGAQHVVALTLARASS, from the coding sequence ATGGCTTCAGTAATAGGGCGTGGCCAGCGCACATTCGAGTTCTTGCTCGATCTGTTGTATCCGCCGCGCTGCGGTGGATGCGGTAAATATGGCGAGGGCTGGTGGTGCGCTGCGTGCGACAATCGGACGCAGTGGCTGAACGCGCGCGACAGCCGAGTTTCGCTTGAACTGCCGTCGGGCCAATCGCTGGCGGTCATCTCGGCAGCAAATTTTGGCTCGCCGCTCCGCGAAGGCATCCACTGCTTCAAGTACGAGGGCCAACCTCAGCTCGCCGAAGCGTTCGCCGCCCACATGAGCGCCATCGCACAAGCCAACGCCCTGTCCGCCGATGGGATCGTCCCCGTGCCGTTGCACGCGACTCGACTGAAGGAGCGCGGCTTTAACCAGAGTTTGCTGCTGGCGCGTTACATCAGCGCCGCGCTAGGAAGGCCGGTCGAGGCGCGCGCGCTGCAGCGCATCCGGCCAACGCAGCAACAGGCGCACCTGAGCGCAACGGCGCGCAAGGAGAACATGTGCGGCGCGTTCGCGGCTCTGCCCGAGCGGGTCAAAGGCAGGGCGCTCATGCTCGTAGATGACGTGCTCACCACCGGCGCCACCTTAGTGGAATGCGCACACGTCTTGTATGAGGCCGGCGCGCAACACGTCGTCGCGCTCACGCTGGCCCGCGCGTCAAGCTAA
- a CDS encoding glycosyl transferase, producing MSAASSPRVSAVILTLNEERHIRACLETLAWADARIVFDSFSTDATVALAEQAGAQVIQHPFQNYAQQRNAALGAVDSEWVFFVDADERCPQALGEEIRAVIAAPRCDVYAVPRQNYLFGRLTLGAGWHPDHQARLFRVGRACFDPRREVHELAQHDGPMGYLRTALIHYNYDTVAQFHIKQRKYAEYDAGILFKQGVRPKPRNFVLQPLREFRRRFFILRGYRDGWHGLRLSVLMAYYNFDMYRRLARMWREQDGRGA from the coding sequence ATGAGCGCTGCTTCGTCGCCTCGCGTCAGTGCCGTCATACTCACATTGAACGAGGAGCGGCACATTCGCGCGTGTCTGGAGACGCTCGCCTGGGCAGATGCGCGCATCGTTTTCGATTCGTTCAGCACCGATGCCACGGTCGCGCTTGCCGAGCAAGCCGGCGCGCAGGTGATTCAGCATCCCTTCCAGAACTACGCGCAACAGCGCAATGCCGCGCTTGGCGCCGTTGACAGCGAATGGGTGTTCTTCGTAGACGCGGATGAGCGCTGCCCGCAGGCGCTGGGCGAAGAAATTCGCGCAGTGATCGCAGCGCCGCGGTGTGATGTGTATGCCGTGCCCCGGCAGAACTATCTGTTCGGCCGGCTTACGCTGGGCGCCGGCTGGCACCCCGATCACCAGGCGCGGTTGTTTCGCGTCGGTCGCGCTTGCTTCGACCCGCGCCGCGAGGTGCATGAGCTGGCGCAGCATGACGGCCCCATGGGCTACCTACGCACCGCGCTGATCCATTACAACTACGACACCGTCGCGCAATTCCACATCAAACAACGCAAGTATGCCGAATACGATGCCGGCATCTTGTTCAAGCAGGGCGTTCGACCCAAGCCGCGCAACTTCGTGCTGCAGCCGCTGCGCGAGTTTCGTCGGCGGTTCTTCATTCTGCGCGGCTATCGCGATGGCTGGCACGGTCTGCGCCTGAGCGTGCTGATGGCGTATTACAACTTCGACATGTACCGTCGGCTGGCGCGCATGTGGCGGGAGCAGGATGGGCGAGGCGCTTAG
- the ptr1 gene encoding pteridine reductase has translation MVHNHGMEITGSVVLITGAAQRVGRAVALDLAAHGAHIAFSYYLESEPWRATAEAIERLGARSFAMQADMTKADQVRALAQAVLQHFGRVDVLINNASIWLKKPALEISEAEWDAEMSLNAKAPFLMAQAIAPQMIAQGRGLIINITDLSAFQAWPGYAHHSASKAALVALTKVLALEWAPQVRVNAIAPGTVLLPDDADEAKRRWAIEKSALKRIGSPEDVARTVRYLIEEDFATGAVYFVDGGRSLV, from the coding sequence GTGGTGCACAATCACGGCATGGAGATCACAGGATCAGTCGTCCTCATCACCGGCGCTGCGCAGCGGGTCGGGCGTGCCGTTGCGCTCGACTTGGCGGCGCACGGTGCGCATATCGCGTTCAGCTACTACCTCGAAAGCGAACCCTGGCGCGCCACGGCGGAAGCGATCGAGCGCCTGGGCGCGCGCAGCTTTGCCATGCAAGCCGACATGACAAAAGCCGACCAGGTGCGCGCGTTGGCGCAGGCCGTGCTACAGCACTTCGGGCGTGTAGATGTCCTCATCAACAATGCGTCCATTTGGTTGAAGAAACCGGCGCTCGAGATCAGCGAGGCAGAATGGGACGCGGAGATGAGCCTGAACGCCAAAGCGCCGTTCCTGATGGCGCAGGCCATCGCGCCGCAGATGATCGCGCAAGGCCGCGGCCTGATCATCAACATCACCGACCTATCGGCGTTCCAGGCCTGGCCGGGCTACGCCCATCACTCGGCCAGCAAGGCTGCGCTGGTGGCGCTCACAAAGGTGTTGGCGCTGGAGTGGGCGCCGCAGGTGCGCGTGAACGCCATCGCGCCCGGCACCGTCCTGCTGCCGGACGACGCCGACGAGGCCAAACGGCGGTGGGCAATCGAAAAGTCCGCCCTCAAACGCATCGGCTCGCCGGAGGACGTCGCGCGCACGGTGCGTTACCTGATCGAAGAGGATTTCGCCACCGGCGCGGTGTATTTCGTGGATGGCGGGCGGTCGCTGGTCTAA
- the greA gene encoding transcription elongation factor GreA, whose amino-acid sequence MSSPHDSNKIYLTPEGAQKLRDELAYLRDVKRPELAERLRFAIQQGDLSENADYTAAKEEQGFLEGRILALERMLADCIILDEAANDQEEVRMGSRVTVVEDGFDDRETFQIVGVAEADPMNGKISNASPLGQALIGKRVGAKVRVVTPAGVTVFKILAIE is encoded by the coding sequence ATGTCAAGCCCGCACGATTCGAATAAGATCTATCTCACCCCCGAAGGCGCACAAAAGCTGCGCGACGAGCTGGCCTATCTGCGCGACGTGAAGCGCCCGGAGCTGGCGGAGCGCCTGCGTTTCGCCATCCAGCAGGGTGACTTGTCGGAGAATGCGGACTACACTGCGGCGAAAGAAGAACAGGGGTTTTTGGAAGGACGCATCTTGGCCCTCGAGCGCATGCTGGCCGACTGCATCATCCTCGATGAGGCGGCCAATGACCAGGAAGAAGTGCGTATGGGCAGCCGCGTCACAGTGGTTGAGGATGGCTTTGACGACCGAGAAACCTTCCAGATCGTCGGCGTCGCGGAAGCCGATCCGATGAACGGCAAGATTTCGAATGCCTCGCCCTTGGGTCAGGCGTTGATCGGCAAGCGCGTGGGGGCAAAGGTGCGTGTGGTGACGCCCGCCGGCGTGACCGTCTTCAAGATCCTAGCCATCGAATGA
- a CDS encoding chromate transporter codes for MQSVDTEARHATLRRPALLQIAAYFTRLGFIGFGGPPAHIALMRADLVDRRRWVSAEQFNNDLSVANLLPGPTSTEMAIYLGHRLGGVAGAIIAGMCFILPAFFIVLALSVIYVNLGTLDAIEEMLYGIKPVALALIISGTVQLGRPMLTGWREWLLLFLSIAAVLSGPLDVLLLFVLAGLALLIISSAWRSLAPLGAALPAESAAQFTLLTTSTDPGLLAQVFWHFLKIGALIYGGGFALVGILQQEGVRNLGWITQEQLLDGIALGQSTPGPVFTTATFVGYLVAGLPGAVLATIGIFTPAFVFVVLERRFLGHLRTHRSVQRFLCGVNIAVVATITVAAAQLSRSALVDWVTAGIGLASLVALRRFKLDAAWLVGAGLVVGVIRWLGS; via the coding sequence ATGCAATCCGTTGACACTGAAGCACGGCACGCGACACTGCGACGCCCAGCGCTGTTGCAAATCGCTGCCTATTTCACCCGGTTGGGCTTCATCGGCTTCGGTGGGCCGCCGGCGCACATCGCCCTGATGCGCGCGGATCTGGTGGACCGGCGCAGGTGGGTGAGCGCCGAGCAGTTCAACAACGACCTGTCCGTTGCCAACCTACTGCCCGGCCCCACCTCAACGGAAATGGCGATCTACCTCGGCCACCGGCTGGGCGGCGTAGCCGGCGCGATCATCGCCGGCATGTGCTTTATCCTACCGGCGTTTTTCATCGTGCTCGCCCTCTCGGTCATCTACGTCAACCTGGGCACGCTCGACGCCATTGAAGAGATGCTCTATGGCATCAAGCCTGTGGCTTTGGCGCTGATCATCAGCGGAACGGTGCAGCTCGGACGACCGATGCTGACGGGCTGGCGCGAATGGTTGCTCCTCTTCCTCTCGATCGCTGCGGTGCTCTCCGGCCCGTTGGACGTGCTGCTCCTCTTTGTCCTGGCCGGTCTGGCGCTGCTCATCATCAGCAGCGCGTGGCGATCCCTCGCGCCACTGGGTGCTGCACTGCCTGCTGAATCGGCGGCGCAGTTCACGCTGCTCACGACTTCAACCGATCCAGGACTGCTCGCCCAGGTGTTCTGGCACTTCCTCAAGATCGGCGCACTGATCTACGGTGGCGGGTTCGCGCTGGTCGGCATCCTGCAACAAGAGGGGGTGCGCAACCTGGGCTGGATCACTCAGGAGCAGTTGCTGGACGGCATTGCCCTGGGCCAGAGCACGCCCGGCCCGGTGTTCACGACTGCGACGTTCGTAGGGTATCTGGTAGCAGGCCTCCCCGGTGCGGTGCTGGCGACGATCGGCATTTTTACGCCGGCGTTCGTCTTTGTGGTCTTGGAGCGAAGGTTTTTAGGCCATCTGCGCACGCACCGCAGTGTTCAGCGCTTCTTGTGCGGGGTGAACATCGCGGTCGTGGCGACTATTACCGTGGCTGCGGCACAGCTTTCGCGCAGCGCGTTGGTGGATTGGGTGACGGCCGGCATCGGGTTGGCCTCGCTCGTCGCGCTGCGACGCTTCAAGCTGGACGCCGCCTGGTTGGTGGGCGCCGGCCTGGTCGTCGGGGTCATTCGATGGCTAGGATCTTGA
- a CDS encoding oxidoreductase, translating into MRAALAYAIMPGMKERPYWSDTVAPFSPTPHDFPARVDVAIVGGGYTGLSAARELARSGARVAVLEANALSWGASSRNGGMVLTGLKSSAGALVKRFGMETARALFCASLDAINHVERVVREEGIACDFRRCGHIELAYKPGHFAGFIREAELLQEHFRHPVRLVDKAHLGDEIETDLYHGGLVDEASAGVNPAQYAAGLARAAERAGAWLFEEARVTRIERSAANRSGFEVMTVRGKLHADQVMIATNGYTERLVPWLQRRIIPIGSYIIATERLPPELAQRVSRHRRMMFDSKNFLYYFRLSADDRLIFGGRASFMPANAHTVRESAAILRRGMLEVYPQLKDIAVEYAWGGTLGFTFDLLPHAGITAEGIHYALGCGGHGVALLSYLGACVAQRIAGRRIENPLFTLPFPTAPANLYRGNPWFLPLAGLYYRLLDAIR; encoded by the coding sequence ATGAGGGCTGCCTTAGCTTACGCGATAATGCCGGGCATGAAAGAGCGACCGTATTGGTCCGACACCGTCGCGCCTTTCTCGCCCACGCCACATGACTTCCCCGCACGCGTGGACGTTGCCATCGTCGGCGGCGGCTACACGGGGTTATCCGCCGCGCGTGAGCTGGCGCGCAGCGGCGCGCGTGTGGCTGTGCTCGAAGCGAACGCGCTGAGCTGGGGCGCCAGCTCTCGCAACGGCGGCATGGTGCTCACCGGCCTCAAATCCAGCGCCGGCGCGCTGGTCAAGCGCTTCGGGATGGAGACGGCGCGCGCGCTGTTCTGCGCGTCGCTCGACGCGATCAACCACGTCGAGCGAGTCGTCCGCGAGGAAGGCATCGCCTGCGACTTCCGACGCTGCGGCCACATCGAGCTGGCTTACAAACCCGGCCACTTCGCCGGCTTCATCCGCGAGGCGGAGCTGTTGCAGGAGCACTTCCGGCACCCGGTGCGCCTGGTGGATAAGGCCCACCTGGGCGATGAGATCGAAACCGACCTGTACCACGGCGGGTTGGTGGACGAGGCGAGCGCCGGAGTGAACCCGGCGCAATATGCGGCCGGCCTGGCACGCGCCGCCGAGCGCGCCGGCGCGTGGCTTTTCGAGGAGGCGCGCGTGACGCGCATCGAGCGCAGCGCGGCCAACAGATCGGGATTCGAGGTGATGACCGTGCGCGGCAAGCTACATGCCGATCAAGTGATGATCGCGACGAACGGTTACACGGAACGCCTCGTCCCCTGGTTGCAGCGCCGGATCATCCCAATCGGCTCCTACATCATCGCCACCGAGCGGCTGCCGCCGGAGCTGGCGCAGCGGGTCAGCCGACATCGGCGCATGATGTTCGACTCGAAGAACTTTCTCTACTACTTCCGCCTCTCGGCGGACGACCGCCTAATCTTCGGCGGACGCGCCAGCTTCATGCCCGCCAATGCGCACACCGTGCGCGAGAGCGCAGCCATCCTCAGGCGCGGCATGCTGGAGGTATATCCGCAGTTGAAGGACATCGCGGTTGAGTATGCCTGGGGCGGCACATTGGGCTTCACGTTCGACCTGCTGCCGCACGCCGGCATTACTGCGGAGGGCATTCACTATGCGCTCGGGTGTGGTGGCCACGGCGTGGCGTTGCTCTCCTATCTGGGCGCATGTGTGGCGCAGCGCATCGCCGGCCGGCGCATCGAGAACCCCCTCTTCACCCTGCCCTTCCCCACGGCTCCGGCCAACCTATATCGCGGCAACCCATGGTTCCTGCCGCTGGCCGGCCTGTATTACCGGTTGCTCGATGCAATCCGTTGA
- a CDS encoding heme ABC transporter permease: protein MPTALRQIAAIIRKDMLLELRTRESTTAMVAFAVMAIVMFNFALRLRVDTFRPLTPGVLWVTLVFAGTLGLSRSMSSEQINQCIDGLLLAPCDRSIIFAGKAIANVIFTLAVALLVTPIMAILFDEALMQPGVWLVVLLGVIGYAGAGTLIATMAASTRAREVFLPILLFPLALPLLVAAVIATSGFLDRLPLGEFAAWIGVELAFIVIFWTAGTLLFEYLVEG from the coding sequence ATGCCGACTGCTCTCCGCCAAATTGCCGCCATCATTCGCAAAGACATGCTGCTGGAGCTGCGCACGCGCGAATCCACCACGGCGATGGTGGCGTTCGCCGTGATGGCCATCGTGATGTTCAACTTTGCCCTGCGGCTGCGCGTGGACACATTTCGCCCGCTCACCCCCGGCGTGCTCTGGGTGACGCTGGTGTTCGCCGGCACGTTGGGGCTGTCGCGCTCGATGTCGTCCGAGCAGATCAACCAGTGCATAGATGGGCTATTGCTGGCGCCATGCGACCGCAGCATCATCTTCGCCGGCAAGGCCATCGCCAACGTCATCTTCACGCTGGCCGTTGCGCTGCTGGTCACGCCGATCATGGCCATCCTGTTCGACGAAGCGCTGATGCAACCGGGCGTGTGGCTGGTCGTGCTGCTCGGCGTGATCGGCTACGCCGGCGCCGGCACGCTGATCGCCACCATGGCGGCCAGCACCCGCGCCCGCGAGGTGTTCTTGCCGATCTTGCTCTTCCCACTCGCGCTGCCGCTGCTCGTCGCCGCCGTCATCGCCACATCGGGCTTCCTCGACCGGCTGCCGCTGGGTGAATTCGCAGCCTGGATCGGCGTCGAGCTGGCCTTCATCGTCATCTTCTGGACGGCGGGCACGTTGCTGTTCGAGTATCTGGTGGAAGGATGA
- a CDS encoding ABC transporter ATP-binding protein, translated as MTALLYAANIGKRYGLRPVLRGVSLDVSRGEFVAILGANGAGKTTLLRILATLTRPNSGALTIGGIDALAHPDRARARIGLVSHQSLIYPDLTARENLEFYGRMYGAANWGLEMRDSSAQSAISNPPIRNLSSRIEEALRRVNLWQRRDDPARTFSRGMLQRLAIARAILHDPPLLLLDEPFTGLDQASAANLSALLREAALGDRAVVMTTHELSRGLDGVTRALILQGGRIAREVRDDITAHSLTALMSHA; from the coding sequence ATGACTGCGCTGCTCTACGCCGCGAACATCGGCAAACGGTATGGCCTACGCCCTGTGCTGCGCGGCGTCTCGCTCGACGTCTCGCGCGGCGAGTTCGTCGCTATCCTGGGCGCCAACGGCGCCGGCAAAACGACGCTGCTGCGCATCCTCGCCACGCTCACCCGACCCAACAGCGGCGCGCTCACCATCGGCGGGATAGACGCGCTGGCGCATCCCGACCGCGCGCGCGCCCGCATCGGACTGGTGTCGCACCAATCGCTGATCTACCCCGACCTCACCGCGCGCGAGAACCTGGAGTTCTATGGGCGCATGTATGGCGCAGCGAACTGGGGATTGGAGATGAGAGATTCGTCGGCGCAATCTGCGATCTCCAATCCCCCAATCCGCAATCTTTCTTCCCGAATCGAGGAAGCGCTGCGGCGCGTCAACCTTTGGCAGCGTCGCGACGATCCGGCGCGCACCTTTTCGCGCGGCATGCTCCAGCGGCTCGCCATCGCCCGCGCCATCTTGCACGATCCACCGCTGCTCTTGCTGGATGAGCCATTCACCGGCCTCGACCAGGCGTCGGCCGCCAATCTATCCGCGCTGCTGCGCGAGGCCGCGCTGGGCGACCGTGCCGTGGTTATGACCACCCACGAGTTGAGTCGCGGCTTGGACGGCGTCACGCGCGCCCTAATCCTGCAGGGCGGACGCATTGCGCGCGAAGTGCGCGACGACATCACTGCCCATTCACTCACCGCGCTCATGAGCCACGCTTGA
- a CDS encoding hypothetical protein (possible pseudo, frameshifted) — MNLRDKIVVIVGGATGIGKATVEICARAGAAVIVADLNEVEGHATASAVGGAFFPINVADESSVAAAFTDIAAQYGRLDALIQTAGILRGAFVPLEEFDLATFESVVDVNLIGSFLCAKHAVPLLKKAGRGRDCAGVVWRGDRWQLFVRLRRQQRGRERAGHHAGQQVSR, encoded by the coding sequence ATGAATCTACGCGACAAAATCGTTGTCATTGTTGGCGGCGCGACGGGCATCGGCAAAGCGACGGTCGAGATTTGCGCGAGGGCCGGCGCAGCCGTGATCGTCGCCGACCTCAACGAAGTGGAGGGGCATGCCACGGCATCTGCCGTCGGTGGCGCTTTCTTTCCCATCAATGTAGCTGATGAATCTTCGGTCGCTGCCGCCTTCACCGACATCGCCGCGCAGTATGGACGCCTGGACGCGCTGATCCAGACCGCCGGCATCTTGCGCGGCGCATTCGTGCCGCTCGAAGAGTTCGACCTCGCCACTTTCGAGTCGGTTGTGGATGTGAACCTGATCGGCAGCTTTTTGTGCGCCAAACACGCCGTCCCGCTGCTCAAGAAGGCGGGCAGGGGGCGTGATTGTGCTGGTGTCGTCTGGCGCGGCGATCGGTGGCAGCTCTTCGTACGCCTACGGCGCCAGCAAAGGGGGCGTGAACGCGCTGGGCATCACGCTGGCCAACAAGTTAGCCGCTGA